The Deltaproteobacteria bacterium genome includes a region encoding these proteins:
- a CDS encoding ThiF family adenylyltransferase, whose product MTRLDRQSFLGPDSDMVLDAATIGIVGLGGGGSHAVQQAAHMGIGGYVNVDPQTIEDTNTNRLVGGTLADVDSERPKTDIAQRLILGLQPHARVVSVRDSWHTATDQLKTADLIVGAVDSFREREQIERFARRYLIPYIDIGMDVHDLGKKGFLVSGQVILSSPGSPCLRCCGLITDDRVKREANRYGAAGGRPQVVWSNGVLASTAIGLLTQMLTPWYGNPPAFVYLEYDGNKGTVSRSPYMDTLRECICPHHPPGETGDPMFDVRTHLCRERGDPRAPSSRTSWWHALWRRMRPLN is encoded by the coding sequence ATGACCCGGCTTGATCGCCAGAGTTTCCTCGGTCCTGACAGCGACATGGTACTGGATGCCGCAACCATCGGCATAGTCGGCCTCGGTGGCGGCGGCTCGCACGCGGTCCAGCAGGCCGCTCATATGGGAATCGGCGGATATGTCAATGTGGACCCTCAGACAATCGAGGACACAAACACCAACCGCCTCGTCGGCGGCACGTTGGCCGATGTCGATTCTGAGCGTCCCAAGACGGACATCGCGCAACGGCTCATCCTTGGTCTTCAGCCTCACGCACGGGTTGTCTCCGTTCGCGATAGTTGGCATACGGCGACCGATCAGTTGAAGACCGCCGACTTAATTGTCGGCGCCGTGGACTCGTTCAGAGAGCGCGAGCAGATTGAGCGCTTCGCACGCCGGTACCTCATACCGTACATCGACATCGGCATGGACGTGCATGATCTCGGGAAGAAGGGGTTTCTGGTGAGCGGCCAAGTCATCCTTTCCAGTCCGGGTTCACCGTGCCTGCGATGTTGCGGCCTCATTACTGATGACCGCGTCAAGCGCGAGGCTAACCGCTACGGTGCGGCCGGCGGGCGACCGCAGGTGGTGTGGTCGAATGGCGTTCTTGCTTCTACGGCGATAGGGCTGCTGACCCAGATGCTCACGCCTTGGTATGGGAATCCCCCTGCCTTCGTATATCTAGAGTACGACGGGAACAAAGGTACGGTATCGCGTAGCCCGTATATGGATACCCTCAGAGAGTGCATTTGCCCACACCATCCGCCCGGTGAAACGGGTGATCCGATGTTCGACGTCCGAACGCATCTGTGTCGTGAGCGTGGAGATCCACGTGCGCCCAGCAGTCGGACGTCGTGGTGGCACGCCCTCTGGCGTCGTATGCGGCCATTGAACTGA